From a single Nissabacter sp. SGAir0207 genomic region:
- the eptB gene encoding kdo(2)-lipid A phosphoethanolamine 7''-transferase, whose amino-acid sequence MNRVNSLSQQTLSLLLAIYIGIFLNFSVFYRRFDDMTRGVHAIKMISAVTEVLAIVLFTFFVMRMVSLGGKLFYRVMASLLVLVSVAASYYMTFFNVVIGYGIIVSVMTTDVDLSKEVIGYHFLLWMAAVSALPLLLIWKNNLSHTLIEQIKTPGQRLKPLALLLGVGLLVWLPLRLLDMEQSANEKVTNIDLPSYGGVVAHSYLPSNWLAALGLFAYTQYDESQDADDLADPAKQFTYVPPAGLDDTYVVFIIGETTRWDHMGLLGYSRDTTPRLSKEKNLVAFKGVSCDTATKLSLRCMFVREGGVEDNPQRTLKEQNVFAVMKSLGFTSELFAMQSEVWFYNNTNPDNFSFRELIASEKRNDGKPVDDMLLVNEMSESLKRYPHGKHLIVLHTKGSHYLYSQRYPREYARYTPECMGIDQSCSKQQLLNAFDNSVLYTDSFIDNVIDQVRDKKALVFYAADHGESIEENAHFHGTPREMAPAEQFRVPLMVWASDSFLSQPEHRSAFEQLQAQQRIGVTHHHTELFDTILGCIGFTSPDGGINQKNNWCHLPGR is encoded by the coding sequence ATGAATAGAGTTAATTCTCTATCGCAACAAACGCTTTCTCTGTTGTTAGCGATCTATATCGGCATTTTCCTGAATTTTTCCGTTTTTTACCGTCGTTTCGATGATATGACCCGCGGCGTCCACGCCATAAAAATGATCTCTGCGGTCACCGAGGTGCTGGCCATCGTCTTGTTCACCTTCTTTGTCATGCGCATGGTGTCGCTGGGTGGCAAGCTGTTCTATCGCGTGATGGCATCGCTGCTGGTGCTGGTCTCGGTGGCCGCCAGCTACTACATGACCTTCTTCAACGTGGTGATTGGCTACGGCATTATCGTGTCGGTGATGACCACGGACGTCGATCTGTCGAAAGAGGTGATTGGTTACCACTTCCTGCTGTGGATGGCGGCGGTCAGCGCCCTGCCGCTGCTGCTGATCTGGAAAAACAACCTGAGCCACACCCTGATTGAGCAGATCAAAACGCCCGGCCAGCGCCTGAAACCGCTGGCGCTGCTGCTGGGCGTCGGGCTGCTGGTGTGGCTGCCGCTGCGCCTGCTCGACATGGAGCAGTCAGCCAATGAGAAGGTGACCAACATCGACCTGCCGAGCTACGGCGGGGTGGTGGCGCACTCCTACCTGCCTTCCAACTGGCTGGCGGCCCTCGGCCTGTTCGCCTACACCCAGTATGATGAGAGCCAGGACGCCGACGACCTCGCCGACCCGGCCAAGCAGTTCACCTACGTGCCACCGGCCGGGCTGGATGACACCTACGTGGTGTTTATCATTGGCGAGACCACCCGCTGGGATCACATGGGCCTGCTGGGCTACAGCCGCGACACCACGCCGCGCCTGTCAAAAGAGAAGAATCTGGTCGCCTTCAAGGGCGTCTCCTGCGACACCGCCACCAAACTCTCGCTGCGCTGCATGTTCGTGCGTGAGGGCGGGGTGGAGGATAACCCGCAGCGCACGCTGAAGGAGCAGAATGTCTTCGCGGTGATGAAGTCCCTTGGCTTCACCTCGGAGCTGTTCGCCATGCAGAGCGAGGTGTGGTTCTACAACAATACCAACCCGGATAACTTCTCCTTCCGTGAGCTGATCGCCTCGGAGAAGCGCAATGACGGCAAGCCGGTGGATGACATGTTGCTGGTCAACGAGATGAGCGAGTCGCTGAAGCGCTACCCGCACGGCAAGCACCTGATCGTGCTGCACACCAAAGGCTCGCACTACCTCTACTCCCAGCGCTACCCGCGTGAGTACGCCCGCTACACGCCGGAGTGCATGGGCATTGACCAGTCGTGCAGCAAGCAGCAGTTGCTCAACGCCTTCGATAACAGCGTGCTCTACACCGACAGCTTTATCGACAACGTGATTGATCAGGTGCGCGACAAGAAGGCGCTGGTGTTCTACGCCGCCGACCACGGCGAATCGATTGAGGAGAACGCCCACTTCCACGGCACCCCGCGCGAGATGGCCCCGGCCGAGCAGTTCCGCGTGCCGCTGATGGTCTGGGCATCAGACAGCTTCCTGTCGCAGCCAGAGCACCGCAGCGCCTTCGAGCAGTTGCAGGCGCAGCAGCGCATCGGCGTGACCCACCACCACACCGAGCTGTTTGATACCATCCTGGGCTGCATTGGCTTTACCTCGCCGGATGGCGGCATCAACCAGAAAAACAACTGGTGCCACCTGCCGGGCCGGTGA
- a CDS encoding Hok/Gef family protein, with product MSQRFLIGLTVICVTVLLFTFLVRRSLCELHIEYDGISVAAILAYEAVRE from the coding sequence ATGTCACAACGATTTCTGATTGGGTTAACCGTTATTTGTGTCACGGTTTTACTCTTTACTTTTTTGGTGCGCCGTTCGCTCTGCGAATTGCACATTGAATATGACGGAATAAGTGTGGCAGCGATACTGGCCTACGAAGCCGTTCGTGAATAA
- a CDS encoding oxidoreductase C-terminal domain-containing protein, with protein sequence MVWVAERHQQAANHHREFLGGNAPFDRIPFFWTQHYGTRYDYLGHPEKWDQIDLIGSLEEKNFIALYGLKEQLVAVVATGRERTTGQLMLEMQQHHLSMEQARRVVHNTAHA encoded by the coding sequence GTGGTCTGGGTCGCCGAACGTCACCAGCAGGCGGCGAATCATCACCGGGAGTTCCTGGGCGGCAACGCGCCTTTCGACCGCATCCCCTTCTTCTGGACGCAGCACTACGGCACCCGCTACGACTATCTGGGCCACCCGGAGAAGTGGGATCAGATCGATCTGATTGGATCGCTGGAGGAGAAAAACTTCATCGCGCTCTACGGCCTGAAAGAGCAGTTGGTCGCCGTGGTCGCCACCGGCCGCGAACGCACCACCGGCCAACTGATGCTGGAGATGCAGCAGCATCATCTCAGCATGGAGCAAGCGCGCCGTGTGGTGCATAACACCGCGCACGCCTGA
- a CDS encoding primase-like DNA-binding domain-containing protein, giving the protein MIRRLLVTFGDPDHARRLLCEQRDSLEALTIKRGIDPVIDLCAALYFMSEPKGMMGGGTWAGQPEPKTYLYHCYLAFMEYHNLGKPLSVEKFSRTVKQAAKEYRAVYLTRKINGRTQTNVNLNEQADEFLPRAWGNEVPGNDPPA; this is encoded by the coding sequence ATGATTCGCCGCCTGCTGGTGACGTTCGGCGACCCAGACCACGCCAGACGGCTTTTATGCGAGCAGCGGGATTCACTGGAGGCACTTACTATCAAGCGGGGCATCGACCCGGTGATTGACCTCTGTGCGGCGCTGTACTTCATGAGCGAGCCGAAAGGGATGATGGGCGGTGGCACATGGGCAGGTCAGCCGGAGCCGAAAACCTACCTCTATCACTGCTATCTGGCCTTTATGGAGTATCACAACCTCGGCAAACCGCTGTCAGTGGAAAAGTTTTCGCGCACGGTGAAACAGGCGGCGAAGGAGTACCGGGCGGTGTACCTGACCCGCAAAATCAACGGCAGGACACAGACCAACGTGAATCTGAACGAACAGGCCGATGAATTCCTGCCCCGCGCATGGGGCAATGAGGTGCCGGGCAATGACCCCCCTGCCTGA